A window of the Acetobacteraceae bacterium genome harbors these coding sequences:
- a CDS encoding acetyl-CoA carboxylase carboxyltransferase subunit alpha, with protein MRQFLDFEKSIAQLESKVGDLKGTSNAQNIESEDSDIQEEVKSLEEKVERRLGQIYSKLTAHQKVQVARHPQRPHAINYIEALTTDFTPLSGDRLFGDDNAMVGGLAKFRGVPVVVIGTERGHDTQSRVKHNFGMARPEGYRKAQRLMKLAAQFSLPILTFVDTAGAWPGIDAEARGQAEAIARSTDIALQVGVPVIATIIGEGGSGGAIAIAASDRTLMLEHSIYSVISPEAAASILWRDPSHASVAAESLKLTAQDLKSLGLINRIIGEPIGGAQRLPEKAIEAAGEAIWEELQGLQKLSSEELLARRRSHYFKMTRAAI; from the coding sequence ATGCGCCAGTTTTTGGATTTTGAAAAGTCAATTGCCCAACTTGAGTCAAAAGTCGGTGACCTTAAAGGTACCAGCAATGCTCAGAATATTGAGAGTGAAGATTCTGATATTCAGGAGGAGGTCAAAAGCCTAGAAGAAAAAGTCGAGAGGCGTTTAGGGCAGATTTACAGTAAGTTGACTGCACACCAAAAAGTTCAAGTTGCTCGTCATCCGCAACGCCCACATGCTATTAATTATATTGAGGCATTAACGACCGATTTCACGCCTCTATCAGGTGACCGTCTGTTTGGAGACGATAATGCAATGGTAGGGGGGCTGGCTAAATTCAGAGGCGTGCCTGTTGTCGTTATTGGGACGGAGCGTGGGCACGATACGCAGAGTCGTGTGAAGCACAATTTTGGAATGGCTAGACCTGAGGGGTATCGTAAGGCACAGCGCTTGATGAAGCTTGCTGCGCAGTTCTCTCTCCCAATTTTGACTTTTGTTGATACGGCAGGCGCATGGCCTGGGATTGATGCAGAGGCTCGGGGGCAGGCAGAGGCGATCGCCCGTTCTACTGATATTGCTTTGCAGGTTGGTGTGCCTGTGATTGCGACGATTATTGGAGAAGGTGGTTCTGGTGGTGCTATTGCAATTGCTGCTTCGGATCGTACTTTGATGTTAGAACATTCAATTTATTCCGTGATTTCTCCTGAAGCGGCAGCCTCTATCCTTTGGCGAGATCCTTCACACGCTTCTGTCGCTGCCGAGAGTTTAAAATTAACCGCACAGGATTTGAAGTCTTTGGGGTTGATTAATCGGATCATTGGAGAGCCTATTGGTGGAGCGCAACGTCTTCCAGAAAAAGCAATTGAAGCGGCTGGAGAGGCTATTTGGGAAGAGTTGCAGGGGTTGCAAAAGTTGTCTTCTGAAGAGCTTTTGGCTCGCAGGCGCTCCCATTATTTTAAAATGACGAGAGCTGCGATTTGA
- the acpS gene encoding holo-[acyl-carrier-protein] synthase yields MIIGIGIDLCRISRIEEIICKFGESFLDRIFAEEEREYADKFTLLPLRSAAYAKRWAAKEACAKALGTGFGKRVVFQDIVVIRDDLGAPSLVLKGGALAVLKEKTPQGKLGKAFLSLTDDEPFAMAQVILEAY; encoded by the coding sequence GTGATTATAGGTATAGGAATTGATCTATGTCGCATTTCAAGAATTGAAGAAATTATCTGTAAATTTGGAGAGAGTTTTTTAGATCGTATTTTTGCAGAAGAAGAGCGAGAATATGCAGATAAATTTACGTTATTACCTTTGCGTTCTGCTGCTTATGCAAAGCGTTGGGCTGCGAAAGAAGCCTGTGCTAAGGCTTTAGGGACAGGATTTGGTAAAAGGGTGGTTTTTCAGGATATTGTTGTTATACGCGATGATCTAGGAGCTCCCTCATTAGTACTTAAGGGAGGAGCGTTGGCGGTTTTGAAGGAAAAAACACCTCAAGGAAAATTAGGGAAAGCCTTTTTGAGCTTAACGGATGATGAGCCTTTTGCAATGGCTCAGGTTATCCTTGAAGCATATTAA
- a CDS encoding competence/damage-inducible protein A encodes MTKTPTACFIIIGDEILSGRTLEKNLPVLTDLLNKQGIRLTEARIIPDKKDQIIQTTIECSHKFDEVFTSGGIGPTHDDITSASISEALNLPLERHEPTFELLKRNSPNKQCNQMKEKMAWFPKGSTPIENNCNAPPGFSIKNIHVMAGVPAIFKSMVKWLIPQLSKGTPLHSFAWHSFNLSESNFAKDLQTLQENFPNAELGSYPFRNGDKEGVTLVSKGNNLDAVKTAASMFPNIIRKHGGTPHEGDFQS; translated from the coding sequence ATGACAAAAACACCTACAGCCTGCTTTATCATCATTGGGGATGAAATTCTTTCTGGCAGAACCTTAGAGAAAAATCTTCCAGTTTTAACGGACCTCCTCAATAAACAAGGTATTCGTTTAACTGAGGCACGTATTATCCCAGACAAAAAAGATCAAATCATTCAAACAACTATTGAATGTTCTCACAAATTCGATGAGGTTTTTACCAGTGGCGGCATAGGCCCAACACATGATGATATCACCAGCGCAAGTATTTCCGAGGCACTTAATTTACCACTGGAGCGCCACGAACCGACTTTCGAGCTTCTGAAAAGAAACAGCCCAAATAAACAATGTAATCAAATGAAAGAAAAAATGGCATGGTTTCCGAAAGGAAGCACACCCATCGAAAATAACTGCAATGCCCCACCAGGATTTAGCATAAAAAATATTCATGTTATGGCAGGTGTTCCAGCCATTTTTAAATCTATGGTTAAATGGCTTATTCCTCAACTTAGCAAAGGAACACCCCTCCATAGCTTCGCATGGCACAGTTTCAATCTGTCCGAAAGCAACTTTGCGAAAGACCTCCAAACGTTGCAGGAAAATTTTCCAAACGCAGAACTTGGATCTTATCCGTTCAGAAATGGAGATAAAGAAGGGGTTACTCTCGTATCGAAAGGAAATAATTTAGACGCTGTAAAAACAGCAGCATCCATGTTTCCCAATATCATTAGAAAACATGGTGGCACGCCTCATGAAGGAGACTTTCAAAGCTGA
- the yajC gene encoding preprotein translocase subunit YajC, which produces MLNLLFSPAYADTAAAGSSGGSSMLEAAVQFGPILLIFVIFYFLLIRPQQTRQKKLREQLANLRRGDQVITAGGIIGEVQATRPEASEIDVLIAPNVKVRVARQTIASVISKTKPANEA; this is translated from the coding sequence ATGTTGAATTTATTATTTTCCCCAGCCTACGCTGATACTGCGGCGGCTGGATCATCAGGGGGTTCTTCGATGTTAGAGGCTGCCGTTCAGTTCGGTCCAATTTTATTAATTTTTGTTATTTTTTATTTTTTATTGATTCGACCTCAGCAAACAAGGCAGAAAAAATTAAGGGAACAATTAGCTAATTTGAGAAGAGGCGACCAGGTAATTACGGCGGGTGGTATCATTGGGGAAGTTCAGGCAACACGCCCTGAAGCGAGTGAGATTGATGTTTTGATTGCACCAAATGTTAAGGTGAGAGTTGCACGCCAAACAATTGCTTCTGTTATTTCGAAGACAAAACCTGCAAATGAAGCTTAA
- a CDS encoding DNA-directed RNA polymerase subunit omega — protein MARVTVEDCIEKVSNRFELILLAARRARALSCGEELTLPRDNDKNTVVALREIAEANISPENLRESIIHSFVALPKDEADDDEGEDLILTDQNVFGLQEILPEEPASGEEGEY, from the coding sequence ATGGCACGCGTTACCGTTGAGGATTGTATTGAAAAAGTTTCAAATCGTTTTGAGCTTATTTTGTTAGCAGCTCGGAGAGCTCGTGCGCTTTCTTGTGGAGAGGAGTTAACTCTTCCAAGAGATAATGATAAAAATACAGTTGTTGCGCTTCGTGAAATTGCAGAAGCGAATATTAGTCCAGAAAACCTAAGAGAATCTATTATTCATTCCTTTGTGGCTCTTCCGAAAGACGAGGCAGATGACGATGAAGGTGAAGATTTGATTTTAACGGATCAGAATGTTTTTGGGTTGCAAGAAATTTTGCCTGAGGAGCCAGCTTCAGGAGAAGAAGGTGAGTATTGA
- the lepB gene encoding signal peptidase I → MDKKTDIQRLLRQAKDDGWLLFLAQIIFLLFLVFGFRSLVFQPFTIPSGSMVPTLLVGDYISVTKYDYGYSRYSFPFPVPFLKGRIFESEPKRGDVIVFRFTQDSSIDYIKRVVGVAGDRLQLKHGVVYLNDKPLQRVSQGEHQYLNREGRSWSGEEFIEENHVGEKDSEEIRRYHILQETEEGAANNTEVYTVPSGCLFVMGDNRDDSADSRFQGGREVGSCSTPLGSNYLVGSGRDLGFVPLENVEGKARRVLLSFDFSHSKWAFWYWPSEIRLNRFFHPIQQRGV, encoded by the coding sequence ATGGATAAAAAAACAGATATTCAGAGATTATTACGACAGGCAAAAGATGATGGATGGCTTTTATTTTTAGCTCAGATTATCTTCTTATTGTTCTTGGTATTCGGATTTAGATCCTTGGTATTTCAGCCATTTACTATTCCATCAGGTTCAATGGTGCCTACTTTGCTTGTTGGAGATTATATTTCTGTTACAAAATATGATTATGGTTACTCGCGTTATTCCTTCCCTTTTCCTGTCCCTTTTTTAAAGGGGCGTATTTTTGAATCAGAGCCAAAACGGGGTGATGTAATTGTTTTTCGTTTCACGCAGGATAGCTCCATTGATTATATTAAAAGAGTGGTCGGGGTGGCTGGAGATCGCCTTCAATTAAAGCATGGTGTTGTGTACTTGAATGATAAACCTCTACAGCGTGTGTCTCAGGGAGAACATCAGTACTTAAATAGAGAGGGGCGTTCTTGGAGCGGTGAAGAGTTTATTGAAGAGAATCATGTCGGTGAAAAAGATTCAGAGGAAATAAGGCGTTATCACATTTTGCAAGAAACGGAAGAAGGTGCTGCCAATAATACAGAAGTTTATACCGTTCCGTCTGGATGCTTATTTGTAATGGGAGACAATCGAGACGATAGTGCCGATAGCCGTTTTCAAGGAGGGCGTGAAGTTGGAAGTTGCTCTACGCCTTTGGGGAGTAATTATTTAGTTGGAAGCGGTCGAGATTTGGGATTCGTTCCATTAGAAAATGTTGAAGGAAAGGCAAGAAGAGTTTTACTTTCTTTTGATTTTTCGCATTCTAAATGGGCTTTTTGGTACTGGCCATCTGAGATAAGGTTAAATCGATTTTTCCATCCTATTCAGCAAAGAGGGGTATGA
- the rnc gene encoding ribonuclease III: MPFSHLEEALGYRFLSQELLRHALRHRSALIDFRTVKKKNNKKIASNERLEFLGDRVLGLAMATWLFETFPLEVEGSLALRHNALVSGETVAEVAKEIDLERSLEIGTKEKTVRKIASVRADAMEAVLGAVYLDGGFLVANEVVRRLWKDRIHSYKEPPKEWKGRLQEYLLGKGRALPVYTILERRGADHAPEFRIKVEGDGQSAEGIGGSRREAEREAAANLLHMFKKNKKSK, translated from the coding sequence TTGCCTTTCTCTCACTTAGAAGAAGCCTTAGGATATAGATTTTTGTCCCAAGAGTTATTGCGTCATGCTTTAAGGCATCGCTCTGCTCTGATTGATTTTCGAACGGTTAAAAAGAAGAATAATAAGAAAATAGCTTCAAATGAGCGTTTGGAGTTTCTTGGAGACCGTGTTTTAGGTTTGGCTATGGCGACTTGGCTATTCGAGACGTTTCCTTTAGAGGTGGAGGGCAGTTTAGCATTGCGCCACAATGCTCTTGTATCTGGTGAAACTGTTGCTGAAGTAGCTAAAGAGATTGATCTTGAGAGAAGTCTAGAAATCGGAACAAAGGAAAAGACAGTGAGAAAAATCGCATCCGTTAGAGCAGATGCAATGGAAGCTGTTTTAGGAGCTGTTTATTTAGACGGTGGTTTTCTTGTTGCTAACGAAGTTGTTCGCCGCCTTTGGAAAGATCGGATTCATTCATATAAAGAGCCCCCAAAAGAATGGAAAGGGCGTTTACAGGAATACCTTCTAGGAAAGGGCAGAGCTTTACCTGTTTATACTATTCTTGAAAGGCGGGGGGCGGATCATGCGCCTGAATTTCGAATTAAGGTAGAGGGAGATGGTCAGTCTGCTGAAGGTATTGGGGGAAGTCGACGAGAGGCTGAACGAGAGGCTGCGGCTAATCTTCTGCATATGTTTAAAAAGAATAAGAAAAGTAAATGA
- a CDS encoding recombinase XerD, giving the protein MSGFCRTDSGLIEDFLAFFVAERGVSPRTQEAYRRDLKLFANFLGRGLVNAKEEDVRSWVQEAVKELKSPATVARRLASLRQFYIFLGDEGMCSLNPALRVASPKKREHLPRFLSEKELEALLDGARNILPQKVSLQAVAMIELLYSSGLRISELRMLPVLPFLRRQEDRPEMLSVRGKGGKDRLVPISLSAWNAAVALAKFSQQYGRKNPYLFPGRKESDPLTRQAFDILLSKAATLSGISLEGLSPHVLRHSFATHLLDRGADLRALQTLLGHQDIVTTQIYTHVLEGRLAEAVSCHPMSKKRNRVYNSV; this is encoded by the coding sequence ATGTCTGGGTTTTGTAGAACTGATTCTGGTTTAATTGAAGATTTTTTAGCTTTTTTTGTCGCTGAACGGGGGGTATCTCCTAGGACGCAAGAGGCTTATCGTCGGGATTTAAAACTTTTTGCCAATTTTTTAGGCCGAGGTCTTGTAAATGCAAAAGAAGAAGATGTGAGGTCTTGGGTTCAAGAGGCGGTAAAAGAGCTTAAAAGTCCTGCCACCGTTGCACGGCGCCTTGCTTCTCTAAGACAATTTTATATATTTTTAGGGGATGAGGGAATGTGTTCCCTTAATCCTGCATTGAGAGTAGCTTCACCGAAAAAACGTGAGCATTTACCACGTTTTTTAAGCGAAAAAGAGCTTGAAGCGTTATTAGATGGTGCAAGAAATATTTTGCCGCAAAAAGTATCATTGCAAGCTGTTGCCATGATTGAATTGCTTTATAGTTCGGGTTTGCGTATTTCAGAGTTGCGCATGTTGCCTGTTTTGCCTTTTTTGAGAAGGCAGGAAGACCGCCCAGAGATGCTATCTGTTCGTGGAAAAGGTGGAAAAGATAGGCTTGTGCCAATTTCTTTATCTGCTTGGAATGCAGCTGTCGCTCTTGCAAAATTTAGCCAACAATATGGTCGTAAGAATCCTTATTTATTTCCTGGAAGAAAAGAGAGCGATCCTTTGACAAGGCAAGCTTTTGATATTTTATTGTCGAAAGCGGCGACTTTATCAGGGATTTCTTTAGAAGGGTTGTCTCCACATGTTTTGCGCCATTCTTTTGCAACGCATTTATTGGACAGAGGCGCAGATTTGAGGGCGTTACAGACCCTATTAGGGCATCAGGATATTGTGACAACACAGATCTATACTCATGTTTTGGAAGGCCGTTTAGCAGAGGCTGTTTCATGCCATCCTATGTCTAAAAAAAGGAATAGAGTATATAACAGCGTATAG
- a CDS encoding bifunctional (p)ppGpp synthetase/guanosine-3',5'-bis(diphosphate) 3'-pyrophosphohydrolase — MNLPSLLAKKIEATVEEAWKEDLESNLLSYLPLEEVLKVKKALLFAATSHGDQSRDSGELYITHPISVAHSLVAWKMDSSVVIAAFLHDVPEDTGVSLDEISELFGEEVAFLVDGVTKLKKMELHPVGHKQAQNFRKLVLAMAKDVRVLLIKLADRLHNVGTLRHIRSEEKRRRIAVETLLIYVPLAERLGMYEVKNRLERQAFSMSEPKADIAIREHLNHLRTDGGEGIDSIILALKENCQKHGYLSVEIFGREKTPYSIWRKMNAGQLKVTQLSDVLAFRIIVEDVASCYAVLGILHHAYRAVNGKFKDYISTPKANGYQSIHTVLNLQNKSHRIEIQIRTKVMHEQAEHGISAHWIYKEGSTLSAKNGLKWLKNLSYVAEHSIDTRTFEIDSRLELYEDEVFCFTPKGDIICLPAGATPIDFAYAVHTEIGDRCVGSRANGKWVRLSDTLENGDEIEIMTALGAMPQRNWAEKIVSGKARTRVRQAIQKLDMALHQKKGQRYLAQIFNEAGVAGDEKILATVLEKFSCSTMSVLYQKVGLNIVSAEVVLRTIYPRISSGDVELARERSSSVDENSSLIQEWEDIYANGGIHLALASCCAPLPGDAVSAVLDASNICIVHRSECHNLAEKGAESFPVMWNLAKQDRYPHLLNAHLFLVIDPRLEATAGIVPLAEEHESILERMNVVMRQDRFAEIQMDLKVPSWRHLEELLEVMQKRSGFFHAARAIFSPKEGVMT; from the coding sequence ATGAATCTTCCAAGCCTCCTTGCTAAAAAAATTGAAGCAACAGTGGAGGAGGCTTGGAAAGAAGATTTAGAGTCTAATCTTCTTTCCTATCTTCCTTTAGAGGAAGTTCTTAAAGTAAAAAAGGCACTGCTGTTTGCTGCTACTTCTCACGGAGATCAAAGCAGAGATAGCGGGGAATTATATATTACACATCCTATTTCCGTTGCGCATTCTTTGGTCGCATGGAAAATGGATTCCTCTGTTGTGATTGCTGCATTTTTACACGATGTTCCAGAAGATACTGGTGTATCGCTAGACGAGATTTCTGAACTTTTTGGGGAAGAAGTTGCTTTTCTGGTTGATGGTGTCACAAAACTAAAAAAAATGGAATTGCATCCTGTTGGTCATAAGCAGGCGCAGAATTTCAGAAAACTTGTTCTGGCGATGGCTAAGGACGTTCGTGTTTTACTGATTAAACTAGCCGATCGTCTTCATAATGTCGGGACACTTCGTCATATAAGGTCCGAAGAAAAACGTAGAAGAATAGCCGTAGAAACATTGCTGATTTATGTCCCTCTTGCTGAACGTTTGGGGATGTATGAGGTAAAAAATCGCTTAGAACGGCAAGCTTTTTCTATGTCAGAGCCTAAGGCGGATATCGCCATTCGTGAGCATCTGAATCATTTGCGCACAGATGGAGGAGAAGGCATTGATTCTATTATCTTAGCGTTGAAAGAAAATTGTCAAAAGCATGGTTATCTTTCAGTTGAAATTTTTGGACGTGAAAAAACGCCTTATTCTATCTGGCGGAAAATGAATGCAGGGCAGTTGAAGGTAACGCAACTTTCAGATGTTCTCGCTTTTCGTATTATTGTCGAAGATGTTGCAAGTTGCTACGCAGTGCTAGGAATTTTGCACCATGCTTATCGTGCTGTAAATGGAAAATTCAAAGATTATATTTCTACTCCCAAAGCAAATGGTTATCAGTCTATTCATACCGTTCTTAATTTGCAGAATAAAAGCCATCGCATTGAGATTCAGATTAGAACAAAAGTCATGCATGAACAGGCTGAACATGGGATTAGTGCGCACTGGATCTATAAAGAAGGAAGTACGCTTTCTGCAAAAAATGGTTTAAAATGGCTTAAAAACCTGAGTTATGTTGCAGAACACTCTATTGATACAAGAACTTTTGAAATTGATTCAAGATTAGAGCTCTATGAGGATGAAGTTTTTTGTTTCACTCCAAAAGGAGATATTATTTGTTTGCCAGCTGGAGCAACGCCGATTGATTTTGCTTATGCAGTTCATACAGAAATTGGGGATCGCTGTGTTGGAAGCAGAGCCAACGGTAAATGGGTGCGTTTGTCAGATACTCTTGAGAATGGGGATGAGATTGAAATTATGACCGCTCTTGGTGCGATGCCACAAAGAAACTGGGCAGAGAAAATTGTTAGTGGCAAAGCAAGGACAAGGGTTAGGCAAGCGATACAAAAGCTTGATATGGCTTTGCATCAGAAAAAGGGGCAGCGCTATCTTGCACAAATTTTTAATGAAGCCGGCGTTGCTGGAGACGAGAAAATTTTGGCAACCGTGCTTGAGAAGTTTTCTTGCAGTACGATGTCCGTTTTGTATCAGAAGGTCGGTCTAAATATTGTTTCTGCAGAAGTTGTTCTTAGGACAATATATCCTCGCATTTCTTCAGGGGATGTAGAATTAGCAAGAGAGCGCTCTTCTTCTGTTGATGAGAACAGTTCTTTGATTCAAGAGTGGGAAGATATATACGCAAATGGTGGAATACATTTGGCTTTAGCATCCTGTTGCGCCCCTTTACCGGGAGATGCCGTGAGTGCTGTTTTGGATGCTTCTAATATTTGTATCGTTCATCGTTCTGAGTGTCATAATTTAGCGGAAAAAGGGGCTGAAAGCTTTCCCGTTATGTGGAATTTAGCTAAACAAGATCGGTATCCGCACTTGTTAAATGCACATCTCTTTTTAGTGATTGATCCACGTTTGGAAGCAACAGCAGGAATTGTTCCTCTCGCAGAAGAGCATGAATCTATTTTAGAGCGTATGAATGTGGTTATGCGACAGGATCGTTTTGCGGAGATTCAAATGGATTTAAAGGTTCCTTCTTGGCGGCATTTAGAAGAGTTGCTTGAGGTTATGCAAAAACGTTCTGGTTTCTTCCATGCAGCAAGAGCGATCTTTTCTCCAAAAGAAGGTGTGATGACGTGA
- a CDS encoding GTPase Era, with product MTGEALLNNNSEKQQERCGFVALLGAPNAGKSTFLNKAVGARVSIVTPKAQTTRMRARGIVNEGRTQIVFCDTPGLFKPKRKLDEAMVGAAWDGLKDADLALLVVDATRAKKDDIKNISIESGAKAQKSKIPLWLVLNKIDDIKRELLLPLAEEVMQQSQASEVFMVSALTGDGVRDLMCKLADILPVGPFMFPEDMLTDMPERTWVSELIREQVFFQTHDELPYDSTVEIQSFKNRPDGSVRIDANIYVMRSAQKAIVIGERGKRIREIGKKARSAIEYSLGQTCHLFLQVKEKPKWDQDIRRLKEIRPTF from the coding sequence ATGACAGGAGAAGCGTTGTTGAATAATAATTCTGAAAAACAGCAGGAACGTTGTGGTTTCGTTGCGCTTTTGGGTGCTCCGAATGCTGGAAAGTCCACTTTCTTGAATAAGGCTGTTGGCGCAAGAGTTTCTATTGTAACACCTAAAGCGCAAACAACGAGAATGAGGGCAAGGGGAATTGTTAATGAAGGACGAACACAAATTGTTTTTTGTGATACCCCTGGTTTGTTTAAGCCTAAGCGGAAGTTAGACGAAGCAATGGTTGGTGCGGCTTGGGATGGATTGAAAGATGCTGATTTGGCGCTACTTGTCGTTGATGCAACAAGGGCAAAGAAGGACGATATAAAAAATATTTCTATAGAATCTGGCGCAAAGGCGCAAAAAAGCAAGATTCCTTTATGGCTCGTTTTGAATAAAATTGATGACATAAAGCGAGAGTTACTTCTTCCATTAGCCGAAGAAGTTATGCAGCAAAGTCAGGCATCTGAAGTGTTTATGGTTAGTGCTTTGACGGGAGATGGTGTTCGGGATTTGATGTGCAAATTGGCTGATATTCTGCCAGTAGGGCCATTTATGTTTCCTGAAGATATGCTTACAGACATGCCTGAGCGCACATGGGTTTCGGAACTTATTCGGGAACAAGTTTTTTTTCAAACGCATGATGAGCTACCATACGACTCAACGGTGGAAATCCAGAGTTTTAAAAATAGGCCAGATGGATCTGTTCGTATCGATGCAAATATCTATGTGATGCGTTCAGCACAAAAAGCCATTGTTATTGGAGAAAGGGGAAAAAGGATCCGAGAAATTGGAAAAAAAGCAAGAAGTGCTATTGAATATTCTCTGGGACAGACATGTCATCTCTTTTTACAAGTAAAAGAAAAGCCAAAATGGGATCAGGATATACGACGATTAAAAGAGATACGACCGACTTTTTGA
- a CDS encoding superoxide dismutase, which produces MSFQLPSLPFADTALSEKGMKKETLDLHHGKHHQGYVNALNALVEKNPELQGKSLEELVQFAANKADLTPVLNNAGQHYNHSLFWKSLSPNGGKIPAKLEKKLIEDFGSVDAFKAAFKTAATTQFGSGWAWLIQTADGKLSVTKTANAESPLSKNTGKALLVMDVWEHAYYLDFQNRRPDFTDNFLNHLANYEFVEEQLA; this is translated from the coding sequence ATGAGCTTTCAACTCCCTTCCCTACCCTTTGCCGACACAGCCCTTTCTGAAAAAGGAATGAAAAAGGAAACTTTAGATCTTCATCACGGAAAGCATCATCAAGGTTATGTTAATGCCTTAAATGCCTTGGTCGAAAAAAATCCAGAACTGCAAGGAAAAAGTCTAGAAGAACTGGTTCAATTTGCTGCAAACAAAGCAGATTTAACACCTGTTCTTAACAACGCGGGCCAACACTACAACCACTCCCTTTTTTGGAAAAGTCTCTCACCAAACGGTGGAAAAATTCCTGCCAAACTAGAAAAAAAGCTGATCGAAGATTTTGGTAGCGTTGATGCTTTTAAAGCCGCATTTAAAACCGCAGCAACAACCCAATTCGGTTCTGGCTGGGCTTGGCTTATTCAGACAGCTGATGGCAAGCTTTCTGTTACAAAAACAGCCAACGCAGAGAGCCCCCTCTCTAAAAATACAGGAAAAGCCCTGCTCGTTATGGATGTTTGGGAGCACGCTTACTATCTAGACTTCCAGAACCGCAGACCTGATTTTACAGATAATTTCTTAAATCATCTTGCAAATTATGAATTTGTAGAAGAGCAACTCGCTTAA
- a CDS encoding UMP kinase, translated as MNKISSPSYKYKRVLLKVSGEALMGKGAGGIDPQVVERIASDITDVTKAGIQVCLVVGGGNIFRGVAAAAKGMDRAQGDYAGMLATVINALMLQNALEKNDVETRVMTAIHMSAIAEPYIRRRALMHLEKGRVVIFGAGTGNPFFTTDTAAALRASEMECDVLLKGTQVDGVYSDDPHKNPDALRYERLSYIDVLSKSLKVMDAAAISLARENKLPILVFDIHEHGNLAKILCGEGKFTVITE; from the coding sequence ATGAACAAAATTTCTTCTCCTTCTTACAAGTATAAGAGAGTTCTTTTGAAGGTCTCAGGAGAGGCTTTAATGGGTAAAGGGGCTGGTGGAATAGACCCTCAGGTCGTAGAGCGGATTGCTTCGGATATTACAGATGTGACAAAAGCAGGCATTCAGGTTTGTTTGGTTGTCGGCGGAGGAAATATTTTTCGGGGCGTGGCTGCTGCTGCAAAGGGGATGGATCGGGCTCAGGGCGATTACGCAGGGATGCTTGCAACTGTTATCAATGCCTTAATGCTTCAAAATGCTTTGGAAAAGAACGATGTTGAGACGCGTGTCATGACGGCCATTCATATGTCGGCCATTGCAGAGCCATATATTCGTCGTCGCGCACTTATGCATTTGGAAAAGGGGCGGGTTGTTATTTTTGGAGCGGGTACTGGAAATCCATTTTTTACAACAGATACAGCTGCGGCTTTGAGAGCAAGTGAGATGGAGTGTGATGTTCTTTTGAAAGGGACACAAGTTGACGGGGTTTATTCAGATGACCCACATAAAAATCCTGATGCGTTACGTTATGAAAGACTCTCTTATATAGACGTTCTTTCAAAGAGTTTGAAAGTTATGGATGCCGCTGCAATTAGTCTTGCACGTGAGAATAAGCTTCCTATTCTCGTTTTTGATATCCATGAGCATGGAAATCTTGCAAAAATATTGTGCGGCGAAGGAAAGTTTACGGTGATTACCGAATAA
- the mutT gene encoding 8-oxo-dGTP diphosphatase MutT, which translates to MTSILLVSAALLINKNNQIIITQRPQGKPLAGLWEFPGGKVETGETPEEALQRELKEELNINALVKEMEPLSFASFTYPKFHLLMPLFVIRRWTGDLTPKENQALKAISLSELKNFDMPPADIPLIPLIESFLQNEIL; encoded by the coding sequence ATGACGTCAATTCTTCTCGTTTCAGCAGCCCTTTTAATCAATAAAAATAACCAGATTATCATTACACAACGCCCGCAGGGAAAACCTCTAGCTGGCCTTTGGGAATTTCCCGGCGGAAAAGTAGAAACAGGCGAAACACCAGAAGAAGCACTTCAACGCGAATTAAAAGAAGAATTAAATATCAATGCCTTAGTGAAAGAGATGGAACCACTCTCTTTTGCAAGCTTCACCTACCCCAAATTTCATCTATTAATGCCATTGTTCGTTATTCGAAGGTGGACAGGTGATTTAACACCGAAAGAAAATCAAGCTCTAAAAGCTATATCACTTTCTGAACTTAAAAATTTTGATATGCCACCGGCAGACATTCCTCTTATTCCTCTAATTGAATCCTTTCTCCAAAACGAAATTTTATAA